A genomic window from Bacillota bacterium includes:
- a CDS encoding ABC transporter permease, giving the protein MAGFAAKTLAITEVELRKLLHDPWELLTRAVQPALWLLVFGQVFNRTRAIPTGSLSYLEFMAPGILAQSVLFVAIFYGIIVIWERDLGILHKFLVSPTPRGALVLGKALSAGVRGVSQAVIIYTLALLLGVKLNKNAFALLGMIIMVILGSACFSTFSLIIACLVKTRERFMGIGQVLTMPLFFASNAIYPISMMPGWLQVISHANPLTYEVDALRILMLSPGAGTFGLALDFAVVTAVATALIAIAARIYPTVII; this is encoded by the coding sequence CTGGCTGGCTTCGCCGCCAAGACTCTAGCCATAACGGAGGTAGAACTACGGAAGCTGCTGCACGATCCCTGGGAACTGCTTACCCGTGCCGTACAGCCGGCTCTCTGGCTGCTCGTATTCGGGCAGGTGTTCAACCGGACGCGCGCCATACCGACGGGCTCCCTCAGCTACCTGGAGTTCATGGCCCCCGGGATCCTGGCGCAGAGCGTCCTGTTCGTTGCCATTTTCTACGGGATAATCGTGATCTGGGAGCGTGACCTCGGAATCCTGCACAAGTTCCTCGTGAGTCCCACTCCGCGAGGAGCGCTCGTGCTGGGCAAAGCCCTTTCAGCAGGCGTCAGGGGGGTGTCCCAGGCGGTTATCATCTACACCCTGGCTCTGCTTCTGGGGGTGAAGTTGAACAAGAACGCGTTCGCGCTACTCGGCATGATTATCATGGTGATCCTGGGGTCAGCTTGCTTCTCCACCTTCTCGCTAATCATCGCGTGCCTGGTGAAGACGAGAGAACGCTTCATGGGCATTGGCCAGGTGCTCACAATGCCGCTGTTTTTCGCCAGCAACGCGATATACCCAATTTCGATGATGCCCGGCTGGCTTCAGGTGATTTCTCACGCCAACCCGCTGACCTACGAAGTAGACGCACTGCGGATCCTCATGCTGTCGCCGGGTGCGGGCACGTTTGGCCTGGCCCTGGATTTCGCTGTGGTCACAGCGGTTGCCACCGCGCTCATCGCGATAGCGGCGCGCATCTATCCCACTGTAATCATCTAG
- a CDS encoding ATP-binding cassette domain-containing protein, with amino-acid sequence MDIVEVVSLTRKYGSFTAVKGLSFQVREREVFGLVGPNGAGKTTTIRMLTTLLPPSGGRATLAGYDVVRQASQVRRVIGYVPQVISADGSLTGYENLLVFAKLYDVPGADRMQRVEAALDFMGLSEAAGTLVRHYSGGMIRRLEIAQSMMHRPKVLFMDEPTVGLDPVARKAVWDHIRKLRQEYGTTIFATTHYMEEADNICDRVAIMHHGQVAALGSPAELKSGIGIPDATLDDVFTHYTGDTLESGGNYRETLRVRRTARRLG; translated from the coding sequence ATGGACATAGTGGAGGTCGTATCACTTACGCGGAAATACGGTTCGTTCACCGCGGTTAAGGGTCTATCCTTTCAAGTGCGCGAACGGGAAGTGTTCGGGCTGGTGGGCCCCAACGGCGCCGGCAAAACGACCACGATCAGGATGTTGACCACACTTCTGCCGCCATCCGGAGGACGGGCCACGCTCGCAGGCTACGATGTGGTGCGGCAGGCCAGCCAGGTGCGACGTGTGATCGGTTACGTCCCGCAGGTCATATCCGCAGACGGATCCCTCACTGGGTACGAGAACTTGCTGGTCTTCGCGAAGCTCTACGACGTCCCGGGCGCCGATAGAATGCAGCGCGTCGAGGCCGCTCTGGACTTTATGGGGCTGTCCGAAGCCGCCGGTACGCTCGTGCGACACTACTCAGGAGGCATGATCAGGCGACTGGAGATCGCACAGTCGATGATGCACCGGCCGAAGGTTCTGTTCATGGACGAGCCCACGGTGGGCCTTGACCCGGTCGCCCGCAAGGCGGTGTGGGACCACATACGGAAACTCCGGCAGGAATATGGCACCACCATCTTCGCAACAACGCACTACATGGAGGAGGCTGACAACATCTGCGACAGGGTGGCGATCATGCACCACGGTCAGGTAGCGGCGCTGGGCTCGCCTGCCGAACTGAAGTCCGGCATTGGCATACCGGACGCCACGCTCGACGACGTGTTCACGCACTATACTGGCGATACCCTTGAATCGGGAGGAAACTATCGTGAAACGCTCCGAGTTCGAAGGACAGCTCGGCGCCTCGGCTGA
- a CDS encoding FAD-binding protein, producing the protein MHVIVIGGGGAGLLAAVSAREAGAGVTLVSKAPVGLANCTAHSGGGFTFGSGDVGVEQHRTVTLKAGKGISDERLVSIMTGEAASRVMGLKRYGVALRLGPRGAFAGEGLGDLIRGQGITRPLIEYARRAGVRILDRTMATDLVLYDGCVGAVELLDLSSGKLDVVPCSAVVVATGGGGRIYSRTDNPVRTTGDGYWLLAKAGATFRDMEFVQFYPLGLDEPGFPVWMVDLGLMDYCRLTNAMGEQFLEKRFREWGISSGHQANLIARDSCTIEVARQVQETGKVLLYLNEIDRSKLTSAWDRSSLEGTLRMYPKGRTPASGPIGVSPIQHYFCGGVVTDETCYTGIPGVYACGEVAGGVDGANRVGGNALTNLAVFGPIAGQAAARFARSADARRGSADPGGPGGSRSVQAIEQWREQGRTGKGTPPAQLKKEISRLCDSHLGPIRTAGGLQVAVGSLDSLRAELPRLAARSAGELAGAFECEALLSTAQMVATSALRRQESRGVHYRSDFPAEDPRFAAPLTRSPAEGRD; encoded by the coding sequence ATGCACGTCATCGTGATCGGCGGCGGAGGGGCCGGGCTGCTGGCGGCGGTGAGCGCCCGCGAGGCCGGAGCCGGTGTCACACTCGTCTCAAAGGCCCCTGTCGGATTGGCCAACTGTACAGCGCACTCCGGCGGTGGCTTTACGTTTGGCTCCGGAGATGTTGGCGTGGAACAGCACCGCACCGTCACGCTGAAAGCCGGGAAGGGCATAAGCGACGAACGCCTGGTGTCGATCATGACCGGCGAGGCGGCATCGCGGGTTATGGGTCTCAAGCGTTATGGGGTCGCCCTCCGCCTTGGACCAAGGGGCGCGTTCGCCGGCGAGGGTCTGGGCGACCTCATCAGGGGTCAGGGTATCACCAGGCCGCTTATCGAGTACGCCAGGCGCGCCGGCGTCAGGATCCTCGACAGGACGATGGCGACGGACCTTGTACTCTACGATGGCTGCGTGGGTGCGGTAGAACTCCTCGACCTGTCGTCGGGAAAACTGGACGTGGTTCCATGCTCCGCGGTCGTCGTCGCAACCGGCGGGGGTGGGCGAATATACTCGCGAACGGACAACCCCGTCCGCACCACCGGCGACGGGTACTGGCTCCTGGCAAAGGCCGGAGCGACATTCCGCGATATGGAGTTCGTGCAGTTCTACCCGCTGGGGCTGGACGAACCCGGTTTCCCCGTCTGGATGGTGGACCTCGGCCTCATGGATTACTGCCGCCTCACGAACGCGATGGGCGAGCAATTTCTCGAGAAGCGCTTCAGAGAATGGGGGATTTCCTCGGGCCACCAGGCCAACCTCATCGCCCGGGACTCATGCACAATTGAGGTCGCACGACAGGTGCAGGAGACTGGCAAGGTGTTGCTATACCTTAACGAGATCGACCGCTCGAAGCTGACCTCGGCCTGGGACAGGTCCTCTCTGGAGGGGACTCTCCGGATGTACCCGAAGGGTAGGACCCCGGCGAGCGGCCCGATCGGCGTCTCTCCGATACAACACTACTTCTGCGGCGGCGTGGTCACGGACGAAACGTGCTACACCGGAATCCCGGGCGTATACGCCTGCGGGGAAGTTGCCGGCGGCGTAGACGGGGCGAACAGGGTCGGCGGGAACGCCCTCACCAACCTGGCGGTGTTCGGGCCCATAGCAGGCCAGGCGGCCGCGCGGTTTGCACGATCGGCGGACGCTCGCCGTGGCTCGGCAGATCCGGGTGGTCCGGGCGGCAGCAGGTCGGTCCAGGCTATCGAACAGTGGCGCGAACAGGGACGCACCGGGAAGGGCACGCCCCCGGCGCAATTGAAGAAGGAGATAAGCCGCCTCTGCGACAGTCATCTCGGTCCGATACGGACCGCCGGTGGGCTGCAGGTTGCAGTGGGCTCGCTTGACTCCCTCAGGGCTGAACTGCCGAGACTGGCAGCGAGATCCGCGGGCGAACTCGCCGGGGCTTTCGAATGCGAGGCATTACTCAGCACGGCGCAGATGGTGGCGACGTCCGCCCTGCGCCGGCAGGAGAGCAGAGGCGTGCACTACAGGAGTGACTTCCCGGCCGAAGACCCGCGCTTCGCCGCTCCACTGACGCGTTCACCTGCGGAGGGCCGAGACTAA
- a CDS encoding ECF transporter S component — protein sequence MKTKTRMMTSVAMFVALGILLPMVFHAVGLGKVFLPMHIPVFLSGILCGPVSGLVTGVVTPILSAVLTGMPALAPPVAQAMVFELGLYGLLSGVFAHRLNLSALVSLVLTMAAGRVVYGLLAAFALPVLGFKPVPVSYPITAALLASMPGVILQIVVVPVVVTLARRAVSKRAGGNGEK from the coding sequence ATGAAAACAAAGACGCGGATGATGACCTCGGTAGCCATGTTCGTGGCGCTGGGGATACTCCTGCCCATGGTGTTCCACGCCGTTGGGCTGGGCAAGGTGTTCCTGCCGATGCACATACCCGTATTTCTGTCGGGCATACTGTGCGGCCCGGTGTCCGGCCTGGTCACCGGCGTGGTGACCCCGATCCTGAGCGCCGTGCTCACCGGCATGCCCGCCCTGGCGCCTCCGGTCGCCCAGGCGATGGTGTTTGAGCTCGGACTGTACGGGCTTCTCTCGGGCGTCTTCGCTCACCGCCTGAACCTCTCAGCGCTGGTGTCGCTCGTGCTGACAATGGCGGCCGGCAGGGTCGTCTACGGCCTCCTTGCGGCGTTCGCGTTACCGGTTCTCGGGTTCAAGCCGGTCCCGGTGTCATATCCCATAACCGCGGCTCTGTTGGCGAGCATGCCGGGCGTCATACTGCAGATCGTGGTCGTACCGGTTGTTGTCACTCTCGCGCGGAGGGCGGTCTCGAAACGAGCGGGAGGTAACGGAGAGAAATAG
- a CDS encoding amidase domain-containing protein, translating into MRRLAWFLFGLTLAVALCASFHDTPAIFSVPHPGLEPVLHEIAGIRLRCLLSGDARDLEGVYDTTTVSGTWAFEHEVGRVRYFREWLSKRLIEVVSVDSSLKTIDAGAGGEQAWASICHNVVLTYRRRQSQALNHMGVRTVHWMELVRMDGRWLIRKDWFWDPLGSSSRPRVPAEIEPATAPDPDEVPVAASGSSYNRTAAVEYADRYCGVKTGTSTGRYNPRYRDFTNLGGDCANFASQVLADREAGGLPMDGGWFYEAGEGTDAWIRSGGFVGHMLYNGRATLVKRGKYSAVAPLLSRLQPGDIIAYEELGAVKHVCVVTGRDADGRVVVNSHTADRYHVPWDLGSEDDHVFWLIHITG; encoded by the coding sequence TTGCGGAGGCTGGCGTGGTTCCTGTTCGGGCTTACGCTTGCTGTGGCTCTGTGCGCCAGTTTCCATGACACCCCCGCCATTTTCAGCGTTCCCCACCCTGGATTGGAGCCCGTCTTGCACGAGATCGCGGGCATTCGCCTGAGGTGTCTCTTGTCGGGTGACGCCCGGGACCTGGAAGGCGTGTACGATACCACAACAGTCTCGGGGACGTGGGCATTCGAACACGAAGTCGGCAGGGTCAGGTATTTCCGGGAATGGCTCTCCAAACGATTAATAGAGGTTGTGTCGGTGGATTCCTCGCTCAAGACCATCGACGCCGGTGCCGGCGGGGAACAAGCGTGGGCATCCATCTGCCACAATGTGGTACTTACCTACAGGCGCCGCCAGAGTCAGGCTCTCAACCATATGGGTGTGCGGACCGTCCATTGGATGGAGCTGGTCCGGATGGACGGGCGCTGGCTGATCCGCAAGGACTGGTTTTGGGACCCGTTAGGGAGCAGCTCAAGACCGCGAGTACCTGCCGAAATCGAACCGGCGACGGCGCCGGACCCGGATGAGGTGCCGGTTGCCGCAAGCGGTTCCTCGTACAACAGAACCGCCGCAGTCGAGTACGCGGACCGGTACTGTGGCGTGAAAACGGGTACGAGCACGGGCAGGTACAACCCCAGGTATCGTGATTTCACCAACCTCGGGGGCGATTGTGCGAACTTTGCCTCACAGGTGTTGGCGGACCGGGAGGCCGGTGGGCTCCCCATGGACGGCGGCTGGTTCTACGAGGCCGGCGAAGGCACCGACGCGTGGATACGCTCGGGCGGGTTCGTCGGCCACATGTTGTATAACGGCCGCGCCACACTGGTGAAACGGGGCAAATACTCGGCCGTCGCGCCGCTCCTCTCGCGGCTTCAACCCGGCGATATAATAGCCTACGAAGAGCTCGGCGCAGTCAAGCACGTGTGCGTAGTCACTGGCAGGGATGCCGACGGAAGGGTGGTGGTCAACAGCCATACCGCCGACCGCTACCACGTCCCGTGGGACCTGGGGTCTGAGGACGACCATGTTTTCTGGCTCATCCACATCACCGGATAG
- a CDS encoding DEAD/DEAH box helicase, with product MRFSDFALDARLQRAVTVAGYTAPTPIQEAAIPLGLEGHDLIGTAQTGTGKTAAFVLPVLQLLLTRPVTARRTRALVVTPTRELAEQIHASIRMLARHTGLRSAVVYGGVGMRPQEQALRQGIEVIVACPGRLLDHMDRGNADLSGVEALVLDEADRMLDMGFLPSVKRIVAKLPRERQTMLFSATFAPELEELAAKTLRSPVRVDMGTATPAKTVSHALYPVPQHLKTALLLKLLGETDAGSVLIFARTKHRADRVARQVRQAGYTAAIIHSNRSQNQRQQALDGFRQGKFPLLVATDIAARGLDVVRISRVINYDIPDTADTYIHRIGRTGRAERNGDALTLVSTEDSAVVRDIERTLGRPIEKKTVAGFDYSAPVPPHGGRSQPPQARRRTRPWNRTTA from the coding sequence TTGAGGTTTTCTGATTTCGCACTGGACGCGCGGCTGCAGCGGGCCGTTACCGTGGCTGGCTACACCGCACCCACCCCGATCCAGGAGGCGGCCATACCGCTGGGCCTGGAAGGACATGATTTGATCGGCACGGCTCAAACCGGAACCGGCAAGACCGCGGCGTTCGTCTTGCCGGTCCTTCAGTTGTTGCTGACCCGTCCGGTCACCGCCAGGCGCACCCGTGCCCTGGTCGTGACCCCTACTCGCGAACTTGCCGAGCAGATCCACGCCAGCATCCGGATGCTTGCGAGACACACCGGCCTGCGTTCTGCCGTCGTCTACGGCGGCGTCGGCATGCGGCCCCAGGAACAGGCTTTGAGGCAGGGGATTGAGGTGATCGTCGCCTGCCCGGGCCGGCTTCTCGACCACATGGACCGTGGCAACGCGGACCTGAGCGGGGTCGAGGCTCTCGTACTGGACGAGGCCGACAGAATGCTCGACATGGGCTTCCTGCCTTCCGTGAAGCGGATCGTTGCCAAATTGCCGCGAGAACGCCAGACGATGCTGTTTTCGGCAACCTTCGCACCGGAGCTCGAAGAGCTCGCCGCGAAGACCCTTCGAAGCCCCGTGAGGGTAGACATGGGGACAGCCACACCGGCGAAGACGGTGTCACACGCCCTGTACCCGGTGCCACAACACCTGAAGACAGCCCTGCTGCTGAAGCTCCTGGGTGAGACGGATGCCGGCTCCGTGCTGATATTCGCGCGCACGAAGCACAGGGCGGATCGTGTGGCAAGGCAGGTTCGACAGGCAGGCTACACCGCGGCGATCATCCACTCGAACAGGTCGCAGAACCAGCGGCAACAGGCCCTGGACGGTTTCCGTCAAGGGAAGTTCCCGTTGCTCGTTGCCACTGACATTGCGGCACGTGGCCTGGATGTGGTGAGGATCTCCCGCGTTATCAACTACGACATCCCGGACACCGCCGACACGTACATCCACCGCATCGGCCGCACGGGGCGCGCCGAGCGTAATGGCGATGCGCTTACACTGGTCTCGACCGAAGACTCTGCCGTGGTGCGCGACATCGAACGCACCCTGGGGAGACCGATCGAGAAGAAGACCGTAGCCGGTTTCGACTACAGCGCGCCCGTCCCACCGCACGGTGGGCGCAGCCAACCGCCGCAGGCAAGACGCCGGACGAGGCCGTGGAATCGCACAACGGCATGA
- the proB gene encoding glutamate 5-kinase — MSEIGERMIGFIGAGNMASAMIRSLVAGSEIKGRDIMVINKQNRTRIAALENECGVVRARDLRDIASRCSTLVLAVKPDQVTEVLESLSGLLRKEYLVISVAAGITLEHLQEALGAGVAVIRAMPNTPARVGEGATALAAGQAVSAEQRAEAELILGVTGKVYWVNEADLDIVTALSGSGPAYIYKFAQEMANAATQMGLDQELSGKLARQTLIGAGRLLKESGASLGDLIRQVTSPRGTTAAALKVLETKGLGPLVEEAMVKATFRSHEMSGLPGRHALTRARRVVIKVGSIVIAGEDGVLNESVLADLVSQIAELKAGGREVIVVSSGAIVAGRGKLGAELRGSITEKQALAAVGQGVLMAAYQSLFERHGVTVAQILLTGEDFSHPRRSTLCHNTLSTLLERGVVPVINENDTVAVDEIRLGDNDALSARVAVLMSADLLVLLTDTAGLCTNDPKIQPGAEPVTMLTSITPAVLEMASGGQNGTGGMVTKLWAANLALEHGIPTVIADGTQKDTLNQIIAGKEIGTFISGGHGLEAERAVDD; from the coding sequence TTGAGCGAGATAGGCGAGAGAATGATCGGTTTCATTGGGGCGGGGAACATGGCATCCGCCATGATCCGGTCGCTGGTGGCGGGGTCGGAGATCAAGGGCCGGGACATCATGGTGATTAACAAGCAGAACCGCACGCGAATAGCGGCTCTCGAAAACGAGTGCGGCGTTGTGCGCGCACGGGACCTGCGCGACATCGCCTCCCGTTGTTCGACCCTGGTGCTGGCGGTCAAGCCTGACCAGGTAACGGAGGTACTGGAGTCGCTGAGTGGGCTACTCCGGAAGGAGTACCTCGTCATCTCGGTGGCGGCGGGAATAACGCTCGAACACCTCCAGGAAGCGCTCGGCGCTGGAGTGGCGGTGATACGAGCCATGCCGAACACCCCTGCGAGAGTGGGGGAGGGGGCCACTGCGCTCGCCGCGGGCCAGGCGGTCTCTGCGGAGCAAAGGGCCGAGGCGGAACTCATCCTTGGGGTCACCGGCAAGGTATACTGGGTTAACGAGGCGGACCTCGACATCGTTACCGCGCTGTCCGGAAGTGGCCCTGCGTACATCTACAAATTCGCGCAGGAAATGGCCAACGCGGCCACCCAAATGGGTCTGGACCAGGAACTCTCAGGCAAGCTGGCCAGGCAGACGCTGATAGGCGCCGGACGGTTGCTGAAAGAGAGTGGCGCCAGCCTCGGCGACCTCATCCGCCAGGTGACGTCCCCAAGGGGTACCACTGCCGCGGCGTTGAAGGTCCTGGAGACGAAGGGGCTCGGGCCGCTGGTGGAAGAGGCAATGGTAAAGGCCACGTTCAGGTCCCACGAGATGTCGGGATTGCCGGGCAGGCACGCCCTTACTCGGGCGAGGCGGGTCGTGATCAAGGTGGGTTCGATAGTCATCGCCGGTGAGGACGGAGTGCTCAACGAATCCGTCCTGGCAGACCTGGTGAGCCAGATCGCCGAGCTCAAGGCCGGTGGTCGCGAGGTCATCGTGGTGTCGTCCGGGGCCATTGTCGCGGGTCGCGGCAAACTCGGGGCCGAACTGCGCGGCTCGATCACGGAGAAGCAAGCGCTTGCCGCCGTCGGGCAGGGCGTTCTGATGGCGGCGTACCAGTCTCTGTTTGAAAGGCACGGGGTTACGGTGGCTCAGATCTTGCTGACGGGAGAGGACTTCTCTCACCCCAGGCGCTCTACGCTTTGCCACAACACGCTCTCCACGCTCCTCGAGAGGGGTGTGGTTCCTGTGATAAACGAGAACGACACTGTCGCGGTCGATGAAATCAGGCTCGGCGATAACGACGCCCTTTCCGCCAGAGTGGCAGTCCTCATGTCCGCGGACCTCCTGGTCCTTTTGACGGATACGGCCGGCCTCTGTACGAACGACCCGAAGATACAGCCCGGGGCGGAACCCGTGACGATGCTCACGAGCATTACTCCGGCGGTCCTGGAGATGGCCAGTGGCGGTCAGAACGGGACCGGCGGCATGGTCACGAAGCTGTGGGCCGCGAACCTGGCTCTGGAACATGGGATTCCGACCGTCATAGCGGATGGTACGCAGAAAGACACGCTGAACCAGATCATCGCCGGTAAGGAGATCGGTACCTTCATCTCAGGCGGTCACGGACTGGAGGCCGAGCGGGCCGTCGACGACTGA
- a CDS encoding MarR family transcriptional regulator, with the protein MFDPRDCARQIMEVVPAAMRSIRAEMRRQCENQLSVPQFRTMAYLHRQPGASLAAVAEHIGVTPPAMSRMVDRLVERGLVARQSHPDSRRQLTLALTPHGAAMFEAARARTHDRIAGMLGTLAAEDLASIESALTLLARVFVKGGS; encoded by the coding sequence ATGTTCGATCCGCGGGATTGCGCCCGGCAGATCATGGAGGTCGTGCCGGCTGCAATGCGGTCGATACGAGCCGAAATGCGCCGGCAGTGCGAGAATCAGCTTTCGGTCCCCCAGTTCCGGACCATGGCTTACCTCCACCGTCAACCGGGAGCCTCGCTCGCCGCCGTGGCGGAGCACATCGGCGTCACGCCCCCTGCAATGTCGAGGATGGTGGATAGGCTGGTAGAGCGCGGGCTGGTCGCCCGGCAGAGCCACCCCGACAGCCGGCGCCAGCTGACGCTGGCGCTCACTCCGCACGGCGCGGCAATGTTCGAGGCCGCCCGCGCCCGAACCCACGACAGGATCGCAGGGATGCTCGGGACGCTGGCAGCCGAAGATCTGGCGTCGATCGAGAGCGCTCTGACACTGCTCGCGCGGGTCTTCGTCAAAGGGGGCTCCTGA
- a CDS encoding GAF domain-containing protein, protein MPGVEAFSSVVRMLKAVVTLALAVRPYLKRPVDWVGAGIGIAAFALIVAGELLDLVKDAKARRTIASGEARDVLRACVAHAEEIQHRVGKGTLRASVMTLKRGKLRIVASYRMDDEPDRDIEYAPGQGCCGHAFDSGRTVVGDIGATYKDTWEETCKANDGRWPWGITKQQYEMTREIEAVLSIPIKVGDQVKGVLNLDDKIVPDEALFKDDGFVDALRGYVLCLRNVMKGGSLG, encoded by the coding sequence ATGCCGGGCGTAGAGGCGTTCTCGTCTGTCGTCCGTATGCTGAAGGCTGTCGTTACCCTGGCCCTCGCGGTGAGACCGTACCTCAAGCGACCCGTGGACTGGGTGGGAGCGGGAATCGGGATCGCCGCATTCGCCCTGATTGTGGCCGGTGAGCTGCTGGACCTCGTGAAGGACGCGAAAGCGAGGAGGACCATCGCGTCGGGCGAGGCCAGGGACGTCCTGAGGGCCTGCGTGGCGCACGCGGAGGAGATTCAGCATAGGGTAGGTAAGGGGACGCTGCGGGCCAGTGTCATGACGCTCAAGCGCGGCAAACTCCGGATCGTCGCCTCTTATCGAATGGACGACGAACCCGACAGAGATATAGAATATGCCCCGGGGCAAGGTTGTTGCGGACATGCCTTCGATAGTGGTAGAACAGTGGTGGGCGACATCGGGGCGACATATAAAGATACGTGGGAAGAAACGTGTAAGGCAAACGACGGACGGTGGCCGTGGGGGATCACAAAGCAGCAGTACGAGATGACGCGGGAGATCGAGGCCGTTCTCAGCATTCCGATAAAAGTCGGCGATCAGGTCAAGGGAGTCCTGAATCTGGACGACAAGATAGTCCCCGACGAAGCGCTATTCAAGGATGACGGTTTTGTCGACGCTCTGAGAGGATACGTACTGTGCCTCAGGAACGTGATGAAAGGCGGGAGTCTTGGTTGA
- a CDS encoding DegV family protein, with protein MHKIAVVTDSTSDISPQTASANDIVIVPLSVIVEGKAYLDGVEITPSQFYSTLASSRDLPKTSQPTPEQFMGVYKPLLEAGHSIVSVHISGGLSSTVESARSAARMLDAACIRVIDSKSISYGIAFLALEAAKAIQQGLSLENIVARLEKLRRETEVLFTLCTLEYLHKGGRIGKVSALLGSLLDIKPVIRVEDGIYVPLRKVRTIKQALEAFVHYMQSKVGNSPVYVAVGHGKAYEAALALREMVSKAANVVGDIPVFEVGPVIGAHTGPGTVGFAFRSAAT; from the coding sequence TTGCACAAGATCGCCGTAGTGACCGACAGCACCTCGGACATCAGCCCTCAGACCGCGTCGGCAAACGACATCGTGATAGTCCCGCTATCGGTAATTGTGGAAGGCAAGGCATACCTCGACGGCGTCGAAATCACGCCGTCCCAGTTCTACAGCACGCTTGCGTCCTCCAGGGACCTGCCGAAGACCTCGCAGCCCACTCCCGAGCAGTTCATGGGGGTGTACAAACCGCTACTCGAAGCCGGCCACTCCATAGTATCCGTGCACATATCGGGGGGACTGAGCAGCACAGTTGAGTCCGCCCGCTCCGCCGCGCGGATGCTCGACGCGGCTTGCATCAGGGTGATCGACTCGAAGTCAATCAGCTATGGTATCGCGTTCCTTGCCCTGGAGGCGGCGAAGGCCATCCAGCAGGGGTTGTCGCTCGAAAACATCGTCGCGCGCCTCGAGAAACTGCGCCGTGAGACCGAGGTCCTCTTCACCCTCTGTACCCTGGAGTACCTCCACAAGGGCGGACGGATCGGCAAGGTGTCGGCGCTCCTCGGGAGCCTGCTGGACATCAAGCCGGTGATACGGGTGGAGGATGGGATCTACGTTCCCCTGAGAAAGGTGCGCACTATAAAGCAGGCGCTCGAGGCATTCGTACACTACATGCAATCGAAGGTCGGCAATTCGCCGGTCTACGTCGCCGTAGGCCACGGCAAGGCCTACGAGGCTGCACTCGCGTTGAGAGAGATGGTGTCGAAGGCCGCGAATGTGGTGGGCGACATCCCCGTGTTCGAGGTGGGGCCGGTCATCGGCGCGCACACCGGGCCTGGGACCGTGGGGTTCGCGTTCAGGTCAGCCGCGACGTGA
- a CDS encoding nitronate monooxygenase yields the protein MTLPRLRIGDRVARFPFVQGGMAVRISTAGLAAAVAEAGGVGTIAGTGMTPDELRNEVRQARALSTGIIGVNVLFAAKQFAELVRAAIAEKVDFVVSGAGFSRDMYAWGREGGVPILPIVSSAGLAKLGQRLGASAIVVEGAEAGGHLGTDRPIREVLPEVREVTDLPVIAAGGIADGREAADLFALGADGVQLATRFIASDECAAPHEFKMMHVGTDPEDIVLVDSPVGLPGRAIRNPFWERVRAGEDLASSDCRGCLKQCSHRFCILDALNRAQQGDVRNGLVFSGASAPRIKSILSVREIMRLLVEEASERLRELARATAPCGAGCPR from the coding sequence GTGACATTGCCCAGACTCAGGATAGGCGACCGCGTGGCGCGCTTCCCATTTGTCCAGGGGGGCATGGCCGTGCGAATATCAACCGCCGGGCTCGCCGCGGCCGTCGCCGAGGCGGGGGGCGTTGGGACGATTGCGGGGACGGGCATGACCCCCGATGAACTGCGGAACGAGGTACGGCAGGCGCGTGCTTTGAGCACGGGGATCATTGGTGTGAACGTGCTGTTCGCTGCGAAGCAGTTCGCCGAACTGGTCCGCGCCGCGATCGCGGAAAAAGTGGATTTCGTCGTATCCGGCGCGGGCTTTTCCCGCGACATGTACGCGTGGGGGAGAGAGGGCGGCGTCCCGATCCTTCCGATTGTCTCCTCGGCGGGGCTAGCGAAGTTGGGGCAAAGGCTTGGCGCATCCGCGATAGTCGTTGAGGGCGCCGAGGCCGGCGGGCACCTGGGGACCGACAGGCCCATAAGAGAGGTGCTGCCTGAAGTCAGGGAAGTCACCGATCTCCCGGTAATCGCTGCCGGAGGCATAGCCGACGGCCGTGAAGCCGCCGACTTGTTCGCCCTGGGAGCCGACGGGGTGCAGCTGGCAACCAGGTTCATCGCCAGCGATGAGTGCGCCGCACCTCACGAGTTCAAGATGATGCACGTGGGCACCGACCCCGAAGATATCGTCCTTGTGGACAGTCCGGTCGGGCTTCCCGGGAGGGCCATCCGGAACCCGTTCTGGGAGAGGGTACGAGCCGGTGAGGATCTGGCATCATCCGATTGTCGTGGGTGTTTGAAGCAGTGTTCTCACCGGTTCTGCATTCTGGATGCCCTCAATCGCGCCCAGCAGGGTGACGTCCGGAATGGACTGGTGTTCTCGGGAGCGAGCGCCCCCAGGATCAAAAGCATCCTGTCCGTGAGGGAGATCATGAGGCTCCTCGTGGAGGAGGCAAGCGAGAGATTGCGTGAGTTAGCCCGTGCAACAGCCCCCTGTGGGGCGGGTTGTCCACGTTGA